A single genomic interval of Saccharothrix saharensis harbors:
- a CDS encoding DUF885 domain-containing protein: MGTTAELADELLDLMFTLSPLGATVYGVPGYDHLLADHRAETEQAARARAVDIADRARALPADDDPVTRAVVVQQAEAIVDQIDALGVEYTITDSFFAPAGEVLTVMPTTVLSGPESERAYLDRLAGVPDFLRRIADRQLAGAAAGRTPVQHLVDAAVAHLDRYLAAEEDPLARPAGSAEFDAERQRLLAEVVRPAFAAYRDVVAGIEGRPSDRVGLGWLPNGEAMYAALARAQTTTDRTPKELHRTGLDVMASLSHEYAELGQRVFGTSDVAEVLERMRTDPALRWGTEDELITAAREAVARAEQAAPGWFGRVPEQRCQVEPVPAADAPGAPIAYYSPPTPDGLRAGTYYANTYRVQERFRYQAEAIAFHEAVPGHHFQITLAQQLTELPMLRRVASVTAYLEGWGLYTERLADEMGLYSDDVARLGMLAMDSMRAGRLVVDTGLHAHGWSRERAVEYMLRNTPLALVEIENEVDRYIAAPGQALAYMVGRLEILRIRAAAEEALGERFDIRDFHDVLLGGGPLPLAVLAEVVAEWVRTR, translated from the coding sequence ATGGGCACGACCGCGGAGTTGGCCGACGAACTGCTCGACCTGATGTTCACGCTGTCGCCGTTGGGGGCGACCGTCTACGGCGTACCGGGGTACGACCACCTGCTGGCCGACCACCGGGCCGAGACCGAGCAGGCGGCACGGGCGCGGGCGGTCGACATCGCCGACCGGGCGCGCGCTCTGCCGGCGGACGACGACCCGGTGACGCGTGCGGTGGTCGTGCAGCAGGCCGAGGCGATCGTGGACCAGATCGACGCGCTGGGCGTCGAGTACACGATCACCGACTCGTTCTTCGCCCCGGCGGGCGAGGTGCTGACGGTCATGCCGACGACGGTGCTGTCGGGGCCGGAGTCCGAGCGGGCCTACCTGGACCGGCTGGCCGGCGTCCCCGACTTCCTGCGCCGCATCGCCGACCGGCAGCTCGCGGGCGCGGCGGCGGGCCGCACGCCCGTCCAGCACCTCGTGGACGCCGCCGTGGCGCACTTGGACCGGTACCTGGCCGCCGAGGAGGACCCGCTGGCGCGTCCGGCGGGCAGCGCGGAGTTCGACGCCGAGCGGCAGCGCCTGCTGGCCGAGGTGGTGCGGCCCGCGTTCGCGGCCTACCGGGACGTCGTCGCGGGCATCGAGGGCCGCCCGTCGGACCGGGTGGGCCTGGGTTGGCTGCCGAACGGCGAGGCGATGTACGCGGCACTCGCGCGGGCGCAGACGACGACCGACCGCACGCCCAAGGAGCTGCACCGGACCGGCCTGGACGTGATGGCGAGCCTCTCCCACGAGTACGCCGAGCTGGGGCAGCGGGTGTTCGGCACGTCCGACGTGGCCGAGGTGCTGGAGCGGATGCGCACCGACCCGGCGCTGCGCTGGGGCACCGAGGACGAGCTGATCACCGCCGCGCGCGAGGCCGTGGCCCGGGCCGAGCAGGCCGCGCCGGGCTGGTTCGGCCGGGTGCCCGAGCAGCGCTGCCAGGTCGAGCCGGTGCCCGCGGCCGACGCCCCGGGCGCGCCGATCGCCTACTACTCGCCGCCGACGCCGGACGGCCTGCGGGCGGGCACGTACTACGCGAACACCTACCGGGTGCAGGAGCGGTTCCGGTACCAGGCCGAGGCGATCGCGTTCCACGAGGCCGTGCCGGGGCACCACTTCCAGATCACGCTCGCGCAGCAGCTCACCGAGCTGCCGATGCTGCGCCGGGTCGCGTCCGTGACCGCGTACCTGGAGGGCTGGGGGCTCTACACCGAGCGGCTGGCCGACGAGATGGGCCTGTACTCCGACGACGTGGCGCGGCTCGGCATGCTGGCGATGGACTCGATGCGCGCCGGACGGCTCGTCGTGGACACGGGCCTGCACGCGCACGGGTGGAGCCGCGAGCGCGCGGTCGAGTACATGCTGCGGAACACGCCGCTGGCGCTGGTCGAGATCGAGAACGAGGTCGACCGGTACATCGCCGCGCCGGGCCAGGCGCTGGCGTACATGGTGGGCCGGCTGGAGATCCTGCGGATCCGCGCGGCGGCCGAGGAGGCGTTGGGCGAGCGGTTCGACATCCGCGACTTCCACGACGTGCTGCTGGGCGGCGGACCGCTGCCGCTGGCCGTGCTGGCCGAAGTCGTCGCGGAATGGGTTCGCACGCGCTGA
- a CDS encoding ATP-grasp domain-containing protein produces MTVSGWGNETVPPPEAARPAKPPPLLLQGQDYLFRSQPKCLDFQEQVHRLGMVDEGDGSPVPCVLVLARAADMEMNELSIALAERGIRMARIDADRSADLPLTVYTDQPLLELDRWLLRPLLVWRRHFELTALPHEPGTLAGAYAVDQWGAVAEWLSSRADWAHVNPSRNTSHLNRLTQLADASAFGLRVPRTTVTTRPGRTRPGGGRCIVKTSGRHLLEPRPGMQHGLFPRPLETSRSGDVPESAPVIVQEYVPSDTELRVFVVGERCLAFQVDKLDPAQLWVDPEAVRVTPVDVPASLTDRLLALARHWRLQVAAFDLLLSGGDHVFLEVNVNCDWRWFEHRAQDSRVSDAVHGWVAARFKELLGAGKGR; encoded by the coding sequence ATGACCGTCTCCGGGTGGGGGAACGAGACCGTTCCCCCACCCGAGGCCGCCAGACCGGCGAAACCGCCCCCGCTGTTGCTGCAAGGCCAGGACTACCTCTTCCGGTCGCAGCCGAAGTGCCTGGACTTCCAGGAGCAGGTGCACCGCCTCGGCATGGTCGACGAGGGCGACGGCAGCCCCGTGCCGTGCGTGCTCGTCCTGGCCCGCGCCGCCGACATGGAGATGAACGAGCTCTCCATCGCGCTCGCCGAGCGCGGCATCCGGATGGCCCGCATCGACGCCGACCGCTCCGCGGACCTGCCGCTGACCGTCTACACCGACCAGCCGCTGCTGGAGCTCGACCGCTGGCTGCTGCGCCCCCTGCTGGTGTGGCGCAGGCACTTCGAGCTGACCGCCCTGCCCCACGAGCCCGGCACGCTGGCCGGCGCGTACGCGGTGGACCAGTGGGGCGCCGTCGCCGAGTGGCTGTCCAGCCGCGCCGACTGGGCGCACGTCAACCCCAGCCGCAACACCTCCCACCTCAACCGGCTCACCCAGCTCGCCGACGCCTCCGCGTTCGGCCTGCGCGTGCCGCGCACCACGGTCACCACCCGGCCCGGCCGCACCCGGCCCGGCGGCGGCCGGTGCATCGTCAAGACCTCCGGCCGCCACCTGCTCGAACCGCGCCCCGGCATGCAGCACGGCCTGTTTCCGCGACCGCTGGAGACCAGCCGGTCCGGTGACGTGCCCGAGTCCGCGCCGGTGATCGTGCAGGAGTACGTGCCCTCCGACACCGAGCTGCGCGTGTTCGTGGTGGGCGAGCGGTGCCTGGCGTTCCAGGTCGACAAGCTGGACCCGGCGCAGCTGTGGGTCGACCCCGAGGCGGTCCGCGTCACGCCCGTGGACGTGCCTGCCTCGCTGACCGACCGGCTGCTCGCCCTGGCCCGGCACTGGCGGCTCCAGGTCGCCGCGTTCGACCTGCTCCTCTCCGGCGGCGACCACGTGTTCCTGGAGGTCAACGTCAACTGCGACTGGCGGTGGTTCGAGCACCGGGCGCAGGACTCCCGGGTGTCGGACGCCGTGCACGGGTGGGTGGCGGCGCGCTTCAAGGAGCTGCTGGGTGCGGGCAAAGGTCGCTGA
- a CDS encoding sensor histidine kinase yields MTDHDLVRAAGARLTQAALGLARTPLCVAGLLLVPLQLYAYPLILVTVGVPLLLLFTALARRYTGFFRWWAARVLDVEIPSPYRLPANRGPMTRVRTIATDPATWRDLAFLPVNAITGVLCGVLPVGFWVNGVLGFVVPLIWLDHGRVEYVGIDYDTPGNFVLAPLLGIAFLVLAWWATPRAARLHATVARWLLAPSATAALTDRVRVLSDSRADTVGAQAAELRRIERDLHDGAQARLVALGLSLGMAEELLARDPRAAQELLAEARQSSTQALAELRQLVRGIHPPVLADRGLDGALRALALAHPLPVEVDLELAGRPEAPVESAAYFAVAETLTNVAKHSGATSAWVRVRYEGGRLALMIGDNGRGGAEATDGGGLRGIERRLAAFDGTLGIASPVGGPTIVTMELPCELSSVKTSSSSGTA; encoded by the coding sequence ATGACCGACCACGACCTGGTACGGGCCGCCGGCGCCCGGCTCACGCAGGCCGCGCTGGGCCTGGCTCGGACACCGCTGTGCGTCGCGGGGCTGCTGCTGGTCCCGCTCCAGCTCTACGCCTACCCGTTGATCCTGGTGACGGTCGGCGTGCCGTTGCTGCTGCTGTTCACCGCGCTGGCCCGCCGCTACACCGGCTTCTTCCGCTGGTGGGCGGCGCGCGTGCTGGACGTGGAGATCCCCTCGCCGTACCGGCTGCCCGCCAACCGGGGTCCGATGACCAGGGTCCGCACCATCGCCACCGACCCGGCGACGTGGCGCGACCTGGCGTTCCTGCCGGTCAACGCGATCACCGGCGTGCTGTGCGGCGTGCTGCCGGTCGGGTTCTGGGTCAACGGCGTGCTGGGGTTCGTGGTGCCGCTGATCTGGCTCGACCACGGGCGGGTCGAGTACGTCGGGATCGACTACGACACCCCGGGCAACTTCGTGCTCGCGCCGCTGCTCGGCATCGCCTTCCTGGTGCTCGCCTGGTGGGCCACGCCGCGTGCCGCCAGGCTGCACGCGACCGTCGCCCGGTGGCTGCTCGCACCCAGCGCCACCGCCGCGCTGACCGACCGGGTGCGGGTGCTGTCCGACTCGCGGGCCGACACGGTCGGCGCGCAGGCCGCCGAGCTGCGCCGGATCGAACGGGACCTGCACGACGGCGCGCAGGCCAGGCTGGTCGCGCTCGGGTTGAGCCTGGGCATGGCCGAGGAGCTGCTGGCCCGCGACCCGCGGGCGGCGCAGGAGCTGCTGGCCGAGGCGCGCCAGTCGTCCACCCAGGCGCTGGCCGAGCTGCGGCAGCTCGTGCGGGGCATCCACCCGCCGGTGCTGGCCGACCGGGGGCTGGACGGCGCGCTGCGCGCGTTGGCGCTGGCGCACCCGCTGCCGGTGGAGGTGGACCTGGAGCTGGCCGGGCGGCCGGAGGCGCCGGTCGAGTCGGCGGCCTACTTCGCGGTGGCCGAGACGTTGACGAACGTGGCCAAGCACAGCGGCGCGACGAGCGCGTGGGTGCGCGTGCGGTACGAGGGCGGCAGGCTGGCGTTGATGATCGGCGACAACGGGCGGGGCGGCGCGGAGGCGACGGACGGTGGCGGGTTGCGCGGGATCGAGCGCCGGCTGGCCGCGTTCGACGGCACACTCGGCATCGCGAGCCCGGTGGGCGGGCCGACCATCGTGACCATGGAGCTGCCGTGCGAGTTGTCCTCGGTGAAGACCTCGTCCTCCTCAGGGACGGCCTGA
- a CDS encoding polysaccharide deacetylase, which produces MVVKRWGWSSTGVALALTLVVLAVLGAREPEPGHDVGDLAAPLPMAPRTTGSSSAAASPTVPASASPPSWMRRMLPGEKPPQFVLFSFDGAASKPHWDRIMPIAERANAHVTGLLSGVYLVPDDEAATYTGPGHRAGYSSIGFGGSRADVALRIGYLNAALDAGHEIGTHYNGHFCVGDEPNVGTWNTEQWNRELDLFRAIVEKARQQGFKLDPAAVRGGRTPCLEGDWGQAFPAMRGHGLAYDTSHVSLGVVWPFVQDGVWEFPMPEVRVPALGKQVVMMDFNLWYALNGAKEEPERAADFTRIVLDTYRSVYQAAINGNRAPVVIGNHFNDWAGGAFSGAVEGFLGEVCVKPETVCATYTEVIQWMQLQDPVVLEQLRRIPAARN; this is translated from the coding sequence GTGGTTGTGAAGCGATGGGGCTGGTCGAGCACGGGCGTCGCGCTGGCACTCACCCTCGTGGTGCTGGCCGTGCTGGGCGCCCGGGAACCCGAACCGGGGCACGACGTGGGCGACCTGGCCGCGCCGCTGCCGATGGCGCCGCGCACGACCGGCAGCAGCAGCGCCGCCGCCTCGCCGACCGTGCCCGCCTCGGCGTCGCCGCCGTCGTGGATGCGGCGGATGCTGCCGGGCGAGAAGCCGCCCCAGTTCGTGCTGTTCTCCTTCGACGGCGCCGCGTCCAAGCCGCACTGGGACCGGATCATGCCGATCGCGGAACGGGCGAACGCCCACGTCACCGGCCTGCTGTCGGGCGTGTACCTGGTGCCGGACGACGAGGCCGCCACCTACACCGGTCCGGGCCACCGGGCCGGCTACTCGTCGATCGGGTTCGGCGGCAGCCGCGCGGACGTGGCGCTGCGGATCGGCTACCTCAACGCCGCCCTCGACGCGGGCCACGAGATCGGCACGCACTACAACGGGCACTTCTGCGTCGGTGACGAGCCGAACGTCGGCACCTGGAACACCGAGCAGTGGAACCGGGAGCTGGACCTGTTCCGCGCCATCGTGGAGAAGGCCCGGCAGCAGGGGTTCAAGCTCGACCCGGCGGCCGTGCGCGGCGGCCGCACGCCGTGCTTGGAGGGTGACTGGGGCCAGGCGTTCCCGGCGATGCGGGGGCACGGCCTGGCCTACGACACCAGCCACGTGAGCCTGGGCGTGGTGTGGCCGTTCGTGCAGGACGGCGTGTGGGAGTTCCCCATGCCGGAGGTGCGCGTGCCCGCGCTGGGCAAGCAGGTCGTGATGATGGACTTCAACCTCTGGTACGCGCTCAACGGCGCGAAGGAGGAGCCGGAGCGGGCCGCCGACTTCACCCGGATCGTGCTGGACACCTACCGGTCGGTGTACCAGGCGGCGATCAACGGCAACCGTGCGCCGGTGGTGATCGGCAACCACTTCAACGACTGGGCGGGCGGCGCGTTCAGCGGCGCGGTGGAGGGGTTCCTCGGCGAGGTGTGCGTCAAGCCCGAAACGGTGTGCGCCACCTATACGGAGGTGATCCAGTGGATGCAGTTGCAGGATCCGGTGGTGCTGGAACAGTTGAGACGCATACCCGCCGCACGGAACTAG
- the pqqB gene encoding pyrroloquinoline quinone biosynthesis protein PqqB has translation MKVVVLGTAAGGGVPQWNCACGPCAAVRSGRLPARTQDAVAVSGDGVRWWLVNASPDIGAQLAATPDLAPGPGPRDTPVRGVLCTDAELDHTLGLGVLRGAPGLTVHAPAAVLHALAPTRAVLGTYGEWEWRQVEPGQPFELAGGVEVTAFGVGGKRPRYAADAPGPWVVAYRFRDPATGGVLLYAPCLASWPDGFDALVAEADVVLLDGTFHGPAEMGAATGRPSGQAAMGHLPIADSLPRLRRHPSTRRIYTHLNNTNPVLDPASPEHAEVTAAGAEVVPDGTVIALQPALGG, from the coding sequence GTGAAGGTCGTCGTGCTGGGCACGGCGGCCGGTGGTGGCGTGCCGCAGTGGAACTGCGCGTGCGGGCCGTGCGCGGCGGTGCGGTCCGGGCGGTTGCCGGCGCGCACGCAGGACGCGGTGGCGGTCAGCGGCGACGGGGTCCGGTGGTGGTTGGTCAACGCCTCGCCGGACATCGGCGCGCAGCTCGCCGCCACGCCGGACCTCGCGCCCGGTCCCGGCCCGCGGGACACGCCGGTGCGCGGGGTGCTGTGCACCGACGCCGAACTGGACCACACGCTGGGCCTGGGCGTGCTGCGCGGCGCGCCCGGGTTGACCGTCCACGCGCCGGCGGCCGTGCTGCACGCCCTGGCGCCGACGCGGGCCGTGCTGGGGACGTACGGCGAGTGGGAGTGGCGGCAGGTCGAGCCCGGACAGCCGTTCGAGCTCGCCGGCGGGGTGGAGGTCACCGCGTTCGGGGTCGGCGGCAAGCGACCCCGCTACGCCGCCGACGCGCCCGGCCCCTGGGTGGTGGCCTACCGGTTCCGCGACCCGGCCACCGGCGGCGTGCTGCTGTACGCGCCGTGCCTCGCCTCCTGGCCGGACGGCTTCGACGCGCTGGTGGCCGAGGCCGACGTGGTGCTGCTGGACGGCACGTTCCACGGGCCCGCCGAGATGGGTGCGGCCACCGGGCGGCCGAGCGGGCAGGCCGCGATGGGCCACCTGCCGATCGCGGACAGCCTGCCGCGGCTGCGCCGGCACCCGTCGACCCGGCGGATCTACACGCACCTGAACAACACCAACCCGGTGCTGGACCCGGCGTCACCGGAGCACGCGGAGGTCACCGCGGCGGGCGCGGAGGTCGTGCCGGACGGCACGGTGATCGCGCTCCAGCCCGCATTGGGGGGTTAA
- a CDS encoding LuxR C-terminal-related transcriptional regulator, protein MRVVLGEDLVLLRDGLIRLLEAYDFDVVEAVDSGPALLKALVDHRPDVAVVDVRLPPTFTDEGLRAAIEARKRVPGLPVLVLSQYVEQLYARELLSDRGGAVGYLLKDRVSDVKQFVDAIRRVAAGGTAMDPEVINQLLARGARDQPLTTLTPREREVLSLMAEGRSNGAIAGRLFVTEKAVGKHIANIFGKLDLPLSEDDNRRVLAVLAYLDRV, encoded by the coding sequence GTGCGAGTTGTCCTCGGTGAAGACCTCGTCCTCCTCAGGGACGGCCTGATCCGGCTCCTGGAGGCCTACGACTTCGACGTGGTGGAGGCGGTCGACTCCGGTCCCGCCCTGCTCAAGGCACTCGTCGACCACCGCCCGGACGTGGCGGTGGTCGACGTGCGCCTGCCGCCGACGTTCACCGACGAGGGGCTGCGGGCGGCGATCGAGGCGCGCAAGCGGGTGCCGGGGCTGCCCGTCCTGGTGCTCTCGCAGTACGTGGAGCAGCTGTACGCGCGGGAGCTGCTGTCCGACCGGGGCGGCGCGGTGGGGTACCTGCTCAAGGACCGGGTGTCGGACGTCAAGCAGTTCGTGGACGCCATTCGCCGGGTCGCCGCGGGCGGCACCGCGATGGACCCCGAGGTCATCAACCAACTCCTCGCCCGCGGCGCGCGCGACCAACCGCTGACCACGTTGACGCCGCGCGAGCGGGAAGTGCTGTCGCTGATGGCCGAGGGCCGTTCCAACGGCGCCATCGCCGGGCGGCTGTTCGTCACCGAGAAAGCGGTCGGCAAACACATCGCCAACATCTTCGGCAAGTTGGACCTGCCGTTGTCCGAGGACGACAACCGGCGGGTGCTCGCCGTGCTCGCGTATTTGGACCGGGTGTAA
- the pqqC gene encoding pyrroloquinoline-quinone synthase PqqC — protein sequence MPETPGSATLSPAEFTARLRGLAPRYWDRHPFHLRLHEGRLSKHELQLWAANRWYYQQAIPRKDAAILANCPEVGVRRVWRERIVWHDGGGPGEGQPGEGGVEKWLRLAEAVGLTREEVLDERHVLPGTRFAVDAYVTFARTRPWVEAVASGLTEMFSRGLMARRLVDMREHYPWIAEEGFAYFTDRLEVVADEGKSTVDIVVRHCRTRGQQEAAVAALAFKCDVLRAVLDAVDYYS from the coding sequence ATGCCCGAGACGCCCGGCTCCGCCACGCTGTCCCCCGCCGAGTTCACCGCGCGCCTGCGCGGCCTCGCGCCCCGCTACTGGGACCGCCACCCGTTCCACCTCCGGCTGCACGAGGGCCGGTTGAGCAAGCACGAGTTGCAGCTGTGGGCCGCCAACCGCTGGTACTACCAGCAGGCGATACCGCGCAAGGACGCCGCGATCCTGGCCAACTGCCCGGAGGTGGGGGTCCGCCGGGTGTGGCGGGAGCGGATCGTCTGGCACGACGGCGGCGGGCCCGGGGAAGGCCAGCCCGGGGAAGGCGGTGTGGAGAAGTGGCTGCGCCTGGCCGAGGCCGTCGGGTTGACCCGCGAGGAGGTGCTGGACGAGCGGCACGTGCTGCCCGGCACCCGGTTCGCCGTGGACGCCTACGTGACGTTCGCCCGCACCCGGCCGTGGGTGGAGGCGGTGGCGTCCGGGCTGACCGAGATGTTCTCCCGCGGCCTGATGGCGCGGCGGCTGGTGGACATGCGGGAGCACTACCCGTGGATCGCCGAGGAGGGCTTCGCCTACTTCACCGACCGGCTGGAGGTGGTCGCCGACGAAGGGAAGTCCACTGTGGACATCGTGGTGCGCCACTGCCGCACGCGCGGGCAGCAGGAGGCGGCGGTCGCCGCGCTGGCGTTCAAGTGCGACGTGCTGCGGGCGGTGCTCGACGCCGTGGACTACTACTCATGA
- the pqqE gene encoding pyrroloquinoline quinone biosynthesis protein PqqE yields the protein MAEPPGVAAPFGLLAELTHRCPLRCGYCSNPVDLVARGDELDTATWCSVFDQARALGVLQVHLSGGEPLARGDLPELVGHAAGLGCYVNLVTSGLGLTVERLAGVDHVQLSVQDADEAGANRIAGVKAFGAKLRAAEVVRGAGLPLTVNVVLHRLNVDHVDELVALAERMGADRLELAHTQYYGWALRNRAALLPTREQVARAAGAVAAARSRSGMEIVHVVADYHEAHPKPCMHGWGARQLTVAPNGDVLPCPAAGVIDGLGVENVRDRPLGDIWRSSPAFTAFRGFDWMREPCRSCARRELDFGGCRCQAFQLTGDAAATDPVCTLSPHRGLVDAILAGDPTDVEHRAVVR from the coding sequence ATGGCTGAGCCGCCCGGGGTGGCCGCGCCGTTCGGGCTGCTGGCCGAGCTGACCCACCGGTGCCCGTTGCGCTGCGGGTACTGCTCCAACCCCGTGGACCTGGTCGCGCGCGGCGACGAGCTGGACACCGCGACGTGGTGCTCGGTGTTCGACCAGGCGCGGGCGCTGGGCGTGCTCCAGGTGCACCTGTCGGGAGGGGAACCGCTGGCCCGCGGGGACCTGCCGGAGCTGGTCGGGCACGCGGCCGGGCTCGGCTGCTACGTGAACCTGGTGACCAGCGGGCTGGGGCTGACCGTCGAGCGGCTGGCCGGCGTCGACCACGTGCAGCTGTCCGTGCAGGACGCGGACGAGGCGGGGGCGAACCGGATCGCCGGGGTGAAGGCGTTCGGGGCCAAGCTGCGCGCGGCCGAGGTGGTGCGGGGAGCGGGGCTGCCGCTGACCGTGAACGTGGTGCTGCACCGGCTCAACGTCGACCACGTCGACGAGCTCGTGGCACTGGCCGAGCGGATGGGCGCGGACCGGCTGGAGCTGGCCCACACCCAGTACTACGGGTGGGCGCTGCGCAACCGGGCCGCGCTGCTGCCGACCCGGGAGCAGGTGGCGCGGGCGGCCGGGGCGGTGGCCGCCGCGCGGTCCCGGTCCGGGATGGAGATCGTGCACGTGGTCGCCGACTACCACGAGGCGCACCCCAAGCCGTGCATGCACGGGTGGGGCGCGCGGCAGCTGACCGTGGCGCCCAACGGTGACGTGCTGCCGTGCCCGGCGGCGGGCGTGATCGACGGGTTGGGCGTGGAGAACGTGCGGGACCGGCCGCTGGGCGACATCTGGCGCTCGTCGCCCGCGTTCACCGCCTTCCGGGGATTCGACTGGATGCGCGAGCCGTGCCGGTCGTGCGCCCGGCGCGAGCTGGACTTCGGCGGGTGCCGCTGCCAGGCGTTCCAGCTCACCGGTGACGCGGCGGCGACCGACCCGGTGTGCACGCTGTCGCCGCACCGGGGTCTGGTCGACGCGATCCTGGCGGGCGACCCGACCGACGTCGAGCACCGCGCGGTCGTGCGGTGA
- the pqqA gene encoding pyrroloquinoline quinone precursor peptide PqqA — MTTEPEKRPWVEPDFRDVDTPMEVTAYAARG; from the coding sequence ATGACCACCGAGCCCGAGAAGCGCCCCTGGGTCGAGCCCGATTTCCGGGACGTCGACACCCCCATGGAAGTCACCGCCTACGCCGCTCGCGGCTGA
- a CDS encoding SagB family peptide dehydrogenase codes for MRAKVAEHATLFYADGAVVWDDYLHHRQFAISETAELLCRKFTEFTDVDALLAPLAEADRAALRKVLDELVEAGVLIVEGSPEHEEERRLLAAWGEWGTAARHFHFASRTLADAPYQRSEEHDALLDAKLAAEPPPAPFRSLGRTAVLLPRLDGTAKWAREGLLDVLLSRRTTREFGPGPLPLTKVAELLAVLSGPSPVRSRIGRSGTVFKTSPSGGGRHPVELYAHVRSVEALEPGWYHYDGLAHALEPVGVTWGPAEMAAAAGDQDWVGRAPLVLAYTGVLERTRWRYDTSRAYRVVQMDVGHLSQTAYLVATAMGFGIGFTAALRDELVEQALGCDAYHEVVLGLSALGPLPE; via the coding sequence GTGCGGGCAAAGGTCGCTGAGCACGCGACGCTGTTCTACGCCGACGGGGCCGTGGTGTGGGACGACTACCTCCACCACCGGCAGTTCGCGATCAGTGAGACCGCCGAGCTGCTGTGCCGCAAGTTCACCGAGTTCACCGACGTCGACGCGCTGCTCGCCCCGCTGGCCGAGGCGGACCGGGCGGCGCTGCGCAAGGTGTTGGACGAGCTGGTCGAGGCCGGTGTGCTGATCGTCGAGGGCTCGCCCGAGCACGAGGAGGAACGGCGGCTGCTCGCCGCGTGGGGCGAGTGGGGCACGGCGGCGCGGCACTTCCACTTCGCCAGCCGCACCCTCGCCGACGCGCCCTACCAGCGCTCGGAGGAGCACGACGCCCTGCTGGACGCGAAGCTGGCCGCCGAGCCGCCGCCCGCGCCGTTCCGCAGCCTGGGCCGCACGGCGGTGCTGCTGCCCCGCCTGGACGGCACGGCGAAGTGGGCGCGGGAGGGCCTGCTGGACGTGCTGCTGTCCCGCCGCACGACACGCGAGTTCGGGCCGGGGCCGCTGCCGCTGACGAAGGTCGCCGAGCTGCTGGCCGTGCTGAGCGGGCCGTCGCCGGTGCGGTCGCGGATCGGGCGGTCCGGCACGGTGTTCAAGACCAGCCCGTCCGGCGGCGGGCGGCACCCGGTCGAGCTGTACGCGCACGTGCGCTCGGTCGAGGCGCTGGAACCGGGGTGGTACCACTACGACGGGCTCGCGCACGCGCTGGAGCCCGTCGGGGTGACGTGGGGGCCCGCCGAGATGGCGGCGGCGGCGGGCGACCAGGACTGGGTGGGGCGCGCGCCGCTGGTCCTCGCGTACACCGGCGTCCTCGAACGGACCAGATGGCGTTACGACACGTCACGTGCTTACCGTGTTGTGCAAATGGACGTAGGCCATCTGTCCCAAACGGCTTATCTGGTAGCTACGGCAATGGGATTTGGTATCGGCTTCACCGCAGCATTGCGGGATGAGCTCGTCGAACAAGCACTCGGCTGTGACGCTTATCACGAAGTCGTACTCGGTCTGAGCGCCTTGGGTCCATTACCCGAATGA
- the pqqD gene encoding pyrroloquinoline quinone biosynthesis peptide chaperone PqqD — MTALTAVPRLRRGVRTAYDETRESHVVLFPEGVLVLNETAAAVVGLCDGRTSVAGIARRLAEQFDGVRADDVAELVTRLVARRVVDVDG; from the coding sequence ATGACCGCGCTGACGGCCGTGCCGCGCCTGCGCCGGGGCGTGAGGACGGCGTACGACGAGACTCGGGAGAGCCACGTGGTGCTGTTCCCGGAAGGCGTGCTGGTGCTCAACGAGACCGCGGCGGCGGTGGTCGGGCTGTGCGACGGCCGCACGTCGGTGGCGGGCATCGCGCGCCGGCTGGCCGAGCAGTTCGACGGGGTGCGGGCGGACGACGTGGCCGAGCTGGTCACGCGGCTGGTGGCGCGGCGGGTGGTGGACGTCGATGGCTGA